The segment GAATGACCGGGCCTCGGTGCATCCAGGGCGCATCAATGTGATCGTGTGCCAGGAGACGTGCGAGCGAGATCCGGTGCTGGAGTGTTACTGGGAGTTGGACGAGTACCTGGGCGAGCCGGACGACGTCGACGTCGGCGTGGAGATCCTGCAGGCGCTAAACGTGTGTGATGCGGCGTCGCATCAGGAGGCGGTGCAGTATTTCCAGCTGCTGGGGTCGTTGCAGACGCAGATCGACGCGATGTGGGCGGCGTTGGCGGACTGACGCAGGGATGGCCCCGCCTGCGCGGGGGCCAGATCTGCGGCATGAACATTGCGACGATGCGGACGGAGCGTCTCCGGGCGCCGACAGTGACCCGTCCGGTGCTGGCGTTTGTGCTGTACGAAGGTGACACCGTGAGAGCGTGCAGCCATCCAGTGCACACCTCACCCTCGGGCGCGGTGGCCTTGGGTGCTGCACAAGCCTTGACCACCGAGCAGGCGGAGGTGGTGCTGGAAGCGCTGGGCCGCCGCACCCTGTTGCCGGTGATGCCCCATACGCTGGCGCTCAGCAGCTTCGAGTGTGCGTGGTGGGTACCACCCGGGAAGCAGGCACTGCACTTCGATCCGAAGTACGACGGCACGCAAGGGATTGCGGCGCTGAACGGCACGCCGATTCCGCATCCGGGGCTGGTGATGGTCGCGGGTCTCGGGAGACTGCGGGTGTTCGCGGTGCAGGGCCGCGAGCAGCCAACCCTGGAGACGCCGCTGTGCCATGCGCCGTTCTGGAACATGTTCGCGTCCGGCGCGATGTGCCAGGGGAGCGTGGTGTTTCCGACGAGCGCCCATCCGCAGGATCAGGCGAGCTGGGAGGCGGTGTTCTTCCGTTCGACGTTCACCGGGCCGAGTCGGAGCGATCGATACGTGCAGTGGGACCGGAGTTACCAGGAACTGCTCGAACTGGCCATCACCGATCAGATGTTTCCAGACGCGGTGCTGATGCCAGTTGGCAAGACCGTGGGCGAGGTGCTGCGGAGTGTTTGAGGTCGGTCACCCCAAGAGCA is part of the Deinococcus ruber genome and harbors:
- a CDS encoding PRTRC system protein B; this translates as MNIATMRTERLRAPTVTRPVLAFVLYEGDTVRACSHPVHTSPSGAVALGAAQALTTEQAEVVLEALGRRTLLPVMPHTLALSSFECAWWVPPGKQALHFDPKYDGTQGIAALNGTPIPHPGLVMVAGLGRLRVFAVQGREQPTLETPLCHAPFWNMFASGAMCQGSVVFPTSAHPQDQASWEAVFFRSTFTGPSRSDRYVQWDRSYQELLELAITDQMFPDAVLMPVGKTVGEVLRSV